GTGGGATGATCCCTTTTTGTATTGATAGGATACTAAATGCTGCCTCCAAAGCAGCCCCTGCACCTAAAAGATGCCCTGTCATAGATTTCGTTGAACTTATTGGTACATCAAAAGCAGAATTTGTATAAACTTTTTTGATGGCCATAGTTTCAAATTTATCATTTAATGGTGTTGATGTTCCATGGGCATTAATATAATCAATATCACTAGGCTCAAGGTTTGCTTGAGATAAAGCTCTTCTCATAGCTTCAATAGCACCAGCACCTTCTGGATGTGGTTGAGTTACATGAAATGCATCTGAGGTCGCGCCATATCCTATAAGCTCTGCTAGAGGTTGTGCTCCCCTTTTGATGATACTCTCTTCACTTTCAAGAATTAATACACTAGAACCTTCACCCATTACGAATCCATCTCTGTCGATGTCGAACGGTCTACTAGCTAATGTGGGGTTGTCATTGTTTGTAGACAAAGCTTGACATGCATTAAATCCGGCAACTGCTAATGGACATATTGGAGCTTCAGCACCTCCAGTTATTACTATTTCGGCTTCGTCATTATTTATCAACTTCCATGCATTACCTAAAGCTTCAGCACCACTAGAGCATGAAGAAACTACACAAAAGTTTGGGCCTTGTGTGCCAAGAGCCATAGATATTTGACCAGAAGCCATGTCTGGTAACATCATTGGGATCAAAAAAGGGCTTATTCTTTTTGGTCCCCTCTCGTTTAAAACAGTTGCCTGAGCGTCTAAAGTACTTATACCACCAATACCACTCGCTATAATTACGCCTACTTTTTTTAAATCTGTATTTTCGAGATTTAAGTTTGATTGAGCAAGTGCTTCTTGAGCAGCTGACATAGCAAATTGTGAAAATCGATCTAGCTGCCTTGCTTTTTTTCTATCTATAAAGTCTGTAGCATCAAAGTTTTTTACCTCACATGCAATTTGTGTTTGAAATTCTGACGGATCAAAATGTTGAATTGTGTTTGCTCCTGATTTACCAGCTACCAAATTTTGCCAGGTAGTAGTTGTATCAAGTCCTAGCGGGGTTATCATCCCTATCCCTGTAATAAATACTCGTTTAGTCATAATTCCCTCCTAACCAATGTAATATGATAGGGATATCATTAATGTTTCTCAAGCAATATGTTATTCTATTTTTACTTTAATCCAGTTTTTTGCATTATTTATGTTTATTGACTGGATAATAATAGAATGGTAAATTTGTTTGTATTTGTGGTGAGTGTAGCCAAGAGGCCTAAGGCGCTAGTTTGTGGCACTAGAGATCGAGGGTTCGAATCCCTTCACTCACCCCATTTTTTTTCAAGTTTCATTGATATATAATTTTGAAATTTATTTTCCAAATTATTTTGTTCTGTAAAAATTCCTCTTTTAGCTATTGTGGTAGTGACACTGTTTCTTTGTTTCACTCCTCTTTGGATCATACAGTAGTGCCTTGCTTGAATAACTGTAATAACTCCTAATGGTTCTAAGTATTCATATATAGCTTGAGTTATTTGATTTGTTAATCTTTCTTGTATTTGTAATTTTTGACTAAATAAATCTACGATTCTAGAAAGTTTGGATAACCCTACTATTTTTCTTGTGTTGGGGTTAGGTATATATCCTATGTGGGTTAAACCTTTAAATGGTGCAATATGATGTTCACAAAGAGAAGAAAACTCTATTTTGTCTACGATAATCATATCCTCGGAATATTCTGGATATATATCTTCGGTAAGTTCAAATATAGTTTTAAGGTGTTGTACAGGGTTTTCTGTTGTTCCCTCAGTTTGAGTAAGAAGAGATTTTGCCCATCTTAAAGGAGTTTCTTGTAAACCTTCTCGATTAATATCTTCTCCAAGTTCAGCAAGAACTTCCTGTAGTAATTTAGAAAGTTTATTGATGTTTCGATGCTTTGACATATTTATTGTTTCGCAAATTTATCCATTTAACAAAGCAATTCCTACTGCGCCTGGCCCTGCGTGTGCTCCTATTGCTGGCCCGCATTGAGAAATTACAATATTATCAATATTGGTTATTTCTTTAACATCATTTGCGACTGATAATGCTTCTTGTTCATTAGTGGTATAAAGAACCGCCACACTTACAAGATTAGTTTGTTGTTGTAATATTTCTTGTAGGTAATTCATCCCTGCTTGTTTACTTCGTGTTTTTTTTACTCCTTCAACAGCTCCGTCATTCAAAGTTAAAATAGGGCGTAGCTTTAATAGGTTACCAACAAATGCCTGAGCTTTTCCAATTCTTCCACCTCGTTTTAAATACTCAATTGTGTCCAGCAAAATGAACACGTTAGAGTTCGAAAGTGCGTTTTTAGTGAGTGTAGATAGCTCATCAATCGACTTACCTTCTTGTGCTTGTTTGGCTGCCTCAATAACAACTAATCCGAGTGCAGTTGAAGCTAGTTGAGAATCTATTACTTGGATATTTCTATCGGATAGATTTTTTTGAGCCTGTAAAGCCGAATTATATGTACCACTTAGTTTTTCAGAAACATGGATAGAAAGTATATCTGATTCCTTTGGTATTGAGTTGTAAACTTCTAAAAACTGGTTTGGAGTTGGTTGTGAAGTTGTAGGGAAAACATCAGAATTTGTTAGTCTGTTATAAAATTCTTCAGCTTTAATTTCAACTCCATCAAGATATGATTCAATTCCAAAATTAACACTGCATGGTACGACATGTATATTAAGTTTATTAATAATTTCACTTGGTATATCACATGTACTGTCGGTTACTATTACTGTACTCATATTTATATCCTTACTTTTTATTCTATAGAAATAATTAAATCATATATTTCTTGATTTCCGCGAACAAATTCATTTTCATTCTGTGAATACTTATTATTAAATAATGATACTATTTCGTTTTCCATATTTGGGTTTATATTTGACCCAAAATATACAGTTATCATATTTTCTGGTGAAGGTTTTGTATAATTAAAGGTATCTTCAATAATATTTATTAATGATTTTCCCGAAGCTATTATTTCACCATTAACTATGCTTAAATAATCATTTTGGATTACTTTAACGTTATTAATAGTAATATCTTTAGTAGCTTTTGTAATTTCACAAGTAATAACATTCGTAACTGATTCTAAGATATTAATTTCATTTTCCTGATAAGAAAGCGTGCTATCAAATCCTAACAATCCACTTATACCAGCAGGAACTGATGTGGTTGGAATTACAATCACATTTGATTCTGAAAGTTTAGCTGCTTGTTTAGCGACTCCAATGATATTTTTATTGTTAGGGAATACAAATATGTTATCTGCATTACAAGCATTAATAGCATTTAAGACTTCTTCAGTACTAGGATTTTTAGTTTGTCCTCCAGGCATAATTATTGTTGTACCAAGTTCTTTAAAAATATCAATAAATCCTTCCCCATCAACAACCGCTACTATACCATTATTTATGTGATCACTTTCAATATTTGTTTGCGATGAGATATCATCAAAAAATTCAGCTTTTTGATCATCCATGTTTTGTATATTTATATCTGAAAGTGTACCGATTTCTTTTGATAATTCAAGAATTGGATCTGGGTCTTCAGAATGAACATGTATTCTAAATAATTTTTTGGCATCAACAATTACTACTGATGATGCGAGACTAGAAAATTTATTTTCCAGAGTAGTTTTAGTCATAGTTGGGTTATTAATAATAAATTGTATACAATTGCCAAATTCTTCATCATTAGTATCAAATATAAAGTTCTCTGCAATTGTTGAATTTTCAACTTGAATTTTTGAAGGAGTAGTATTATGTGTCCCATTAAAATAAGATTTCATGCCATCCATAATTGCTACAATTCCAAGTCCACCTGCGTCAACAACTTGCGCCTGTTTAAGTATAGGTAACAATTCAGGTGTGTAGTCAAGTGCCTCTTTAGCAGATTTGTATGCTTCGTCCCATATTTCTCTTATGTTATTTGAAATGTTGTTGTATGCTGAATATGCACCTTCATATGCATATTTGATAACTGTTAACATAGTTCCTTCGACTGGATTACTGACTGATTCATAAGAAAATTCCATACCTTGTTTTAAGGCATTAACGATCTGTATAGGGCTTATAATTTCAGAATTATATAGTGCAGATGCCCATCCTCTTAAAAATTGAGACAATATTACCCCACTATTACCTCGTGCGCCCATTAAAGCACCATTAGACATAGCTTCAGCTATTTTCCCAGCATCATTTTCGTTTTCTTTATCAAATTCTGACTTAGCTGATTTCATTGTTAGTACCATATTAGTTCCAGTATCTCCATCTGGCACAGGAAATACATTTAAAGAATTAATGGTATCTATATTTGCTAACAATGAATTATATCCAGACTCAAATAAATTTTTGAGTTCATTTCCGCTTAGCCCATCATTTAATTTTTTTACATCACTAGCCATATTTGTTAATGTTCGTTATAATTACTAATCTCACTGAATTACAGGGAGATTCTACTCAAAGTCAAAGTAAGAGTCAAAGAGGTTTTACGTGGCTAAATGTGAATATTGTACTAAAACGCCTCAATTTGGGCATAATGTGAGTCACTCTAAGAGAGCAACTAATAAAAAGTGGCTTCCTAATATACAAACATTTCGTATTGAAATTAATGGGATGAGAAAAAAAGTTAAACTTTGTACGCAATGTATAAGAACATATCATAAGTCTGGTATGATTGGATTTGCTTAATTATTTATAAGAGCGTTCCCGAACTTGTCCAATAAAAAATTAAGTATGATCCAGCAAGTATCATAATTGTGCTTGTGGTGTATTGAAACCATTTTGTTAATCTAGTCATTCCCTTCAGTAAAGAGTTTTCTAAAGATGCTATTACTAATGTTGTAATTGTAATAATAAATCCCATACCTAAACTGTAAAGTACAAATTGTTTTGCGATATCAATAATATTATTGTTGGTTAATGAAACCCCTATAACTGCTAAAAATACAGGAAGAGTACAACTAATTGATGCTACAGCATAACTCATTCCAAACAATAAATAATTAATAAATTTAGGATATTTAGTGTTTCGTGGGTCACCAAATTTTGAAGCAATTTGTGTTGGCCAATTTAAATAGATTTTTGTTTCACTATTTAATGATATTATTCCAATAAGAATCAAAAACACTCCAATAATTATTGTAATGAAAGATGTGAGTTCTTGGATAATTGATCTAGCACCAAAGCTTATAGAAAAACCAATTGTAGCAAAAACAATAGTAAATCCTAATGTTACAAACAATGCAATTTGGGACAAGTGAAGATAGTTTGTTCTTTTTGTATCTTCAATACTGTTGTTTTCATTCAGAATCAGACCTAAGTAAGTAGGTAATAGAATAAACCCACATGGATTTACTGCCGCACTCATTCCTGCTATAAATGCTAAACCTAAAGGAAGTGACGTGCCAAATTGATTAATAATAGTTGATAATCCTGTAGAGATGTTTGTTATTAGACTAGTTGGTACATAATTATTTGAACTTTTTACCTCTTCAGATGAAAATCCTATAAATACAATAATAATTGTTATTAGCAGGGTAATAAGAAAAGATGGTATGAGTTTGATATAATTTTTTGATTCCATAATACTATTCTATAATGAATAATCGAATGATTAAATGGAATTTTTTAATTCATGGATACAATCGCTAACTGAGGCACTAGAGTTATATACTGCAGAACCGGCAACTAATATATTAGCACCAGCGTCGACAGCAGATTTTATAGTTGACTTATTTATTCCACCATCAATTTCAATATCTATATTGAGGCCATCTTGATTGATTTGTTGCCTCAAATACGAGACTTTATTCAATGTATTTGGTATGAAGGTTTGACCAGGGAAGCCTGGGTTTACTGACATTATTACAATTTGGTCTAATTCTTTAATAACTTCAGATAGACTATTGATAGCTGTTCCTGGGTTTAAAGCGATTCCAGCTTTGGCATTATTTGATTTGATCAGTTGAATAATTCTGTGTAGATGTGTACAAGTTTCAATATGAACATTAATTATATCAGCTCCAGCATCAATAAATAGCGGAATTTGTTTTTCAGGTTCTGTTATCATCATATGTATATCTAACGGCAAATTAGTCCATCGACGTATTGCTGAAACCATAGAGGCTCCAAATGTTATATTTGGAACAAATTTCCCATCCATAATATCTACGTGGATCATATCTGCACCAGATTCTGTTGCAAGCGCTACTTCTTCTCCTAATTTAGAAAAATCAGCGGATAGAATAGATGGGGCAAGTTTAATATTTTTTATATTCATTTATTTTATTTTCAGTTATATTTTTTGCATTTTTTATGGCGTTTTTAACTTGTTTTAGGGATGTTCCGCCAATTATATTTCTTTGATTTATTGAATGATTGATATCAATTTCGAAAATATCTTTTTCAAATTCAGGTAAAAAGTTTTTGTATTCACTTAATGATAACTCCTTTAGAGTTTTATTTGAATTATTTGCATAATCTACTAGCATATACATTACTTCGTGTGCCTTTCGGAAAGGGACACCCTTACCTACTAAATAGTCTGCCATATCAGTTGCAAGCATACTGTTATCTTCAGCAGCTTTTAACATCACATCTTTATTGTAAGTTGATGTTTCAATCATACCTTTTAATACTTTTAGGGTACTTTGTAATGTCTCAATACTATCAAATAGCCCTTCTTTATCTTCCTGTAAATCTCGATTATAAGTTAGAGGTAACCCTTTTATTACAGTTAGTAATCCTATCAAGTTACCATATACTCTACCTATTTTACCTCTGGATATTTCTGCAAAATCTGGGTTGCGTTTTTGTGGCATCATGCTACTTCCCGTGGTAAATCGTTTATCTAAACTTATAAAATTAAATTCTTGTGTTGACCAAAGAATAATTTCCTCACAAATACGAGAAATATGTGACATAGTTGTCGCTGAATTGAATAAAAATTCAAGTATGTAATCTCGATCCGAAATGCTATCCATAGAATTAGTACTAATCTTTGAAAAACTCAGCTCATTTGCAATAAACTCCCTATCTATAGAGTATGGGACTCCTGCTAATGCACCACTACCTAATGGCATAACATCTGCTTCTATGTAATTATTTTCAAATCTATTAATATCACGTGCAAACATATTAAAGTATGCCATTAAATGATGACTTAATAGTAAAGGCTGAGCTCTTTGCATGTGTGTGTATCCAGGTACAATTACATCAATGTTTTCTTCCGCGCGAGTTAAAATTGCAGATTGTAATTCTAATAATAATTTTATAGTGCTTACTATTGTTTCTTTTAAAAACAATCGCATATCTAAAGCAATTTGATCATTTCTAGATCTAGCGGTGTGAAGTTTTCCAGCTATATCGCCGATCAATTCTTTAAGTCGTGATTCTATATTCATATGAATATCTTCTAATTCATATTTCCATACAAATTTATCATTTAAAATTTCCTCTTGGATCTGGGTAAGTCCTGAAGCAATCTTGTCGGCATCACTTGGAGAAATAATATTTTGCTTTGCTAGCATTTTAGCGTGAGCAATAGAACCTTTTATATCTTGTTTAAAAAGGTTTCTATCGTAACTGATTGATTCAGTAAATTTTTGAAAAATTTCATTATCAGAATTATTTATATTGGTGTGATACATAACTTATTTTCCTCGAGAAAAATATGCTCTTAATCTATGAGAATTAATATTGATGAATCCAGTAGAGTCAGTGCTATCAAAACCACCATGTGAATCCATGCTTACCATCTGTTCATTATATAATGAATTTTCTGAATAACGTGAATTTATAATTACATTACCTTTATATAAAGTAGCATTAACTTTCCCAGATACATTTTTTTGAGACTCAGTGAAAAGGGTTTGTAAGAGTTCCATTTCAGGAGAATACCATAAGCCATAGTAAACTAATTCAGAATATCTTGGTATAAGAGAATCTCTTAAATGCATAGCTTCTCGATCCATTGTTAACCCTTCGATATCTCTATGGGTTTTTTGTAATATTGTAGCTGCAGGAGTTTCATATACCCCACGAGACTTGAGACCAACTAGCCTGTTTTCAACAATATCCTCTCTACCAATACCATTTATTCCAGCAAGTTGATTAAGGTAAATAAATAATTCCAAGGAATCTGTTTTAACTAAATTTTCGGTAATATTTGTTAATTTTATTGGTATCCCGTTAAGGTATTCAATTTCGATTTCAGTTTCTTTATCAGGAGCACTTTGTGGAGATTTTGTTAAATTAAACATATCTTCTCTTGGTTTTCTGTTAGGGTCTTCTAATTCTCCTGCTTCATAGCTAATGTGCATCAAATTAGCATCACTACTCCATGGTCTACTTTTTGTTTGTTCGACTTCTATATTATATTTGCTAGCATATTCAATTAAGTCTGACCTACCTTGAAATTCTTCTAAAAATTCAGGATCTCTCCAGGGTGAGTATATTCCAAATTCTGGCCCTAATGCACTAAAAGTAAATTCGAACCTTGCTTGGTCATTACCCTTTCCTGTAGCACCATGTGACAACAATTGGGCTTTTTCTTGTTTACCTATTTCAACCTGAGCTTTAGCTGTAAGCGGTCTCGCTAGCGAGGTACCTAGTAGATATCTTCCTTCGTATAAGGCATTAGCTTTAACAGATTCAAATATAAAGTTTTCAACGAATTCTTTTCTTAAATCTGGTATATAGCTTTGTGTGGCCCCAATACTTGTAGCGCGACTTTTTATTAACTCATAATCATCACCTTGACCTAGGTTAGCAGTATAGGTTACAACTTCATATCCTTTTTGAATTAGCCAATGTAGAATAACAGATGTATCTAATCCTCCACTGTAAGCTAAAATAACTTTTTTTGATGATTGCATCTTATTTTTTCCCTTTGGCTAATATTGATTTAATACCTTCTACTATTAATTCTACAGCTTTATCCATTTCTTCTTTGTTAACAGTAAGCGGAGGCATAAGTCTTATTGCATTTGGTCTTACAGGATTTAACAATAATCCTAATTCGTTACAATTTGATACAAGTTCAGGAGCTATATCTTCAGTAAATTCAACTGCTATTAGTAATCCTCTACCACGAATCTCACTAATATTAGGAAGAGAGTCTGTAGCTTTTTCGAGTAGATCTTTTAGATATTCACCACTGTTTTTTGCATCTTTTTCTATATTGTTATCCACAGCATATTTTACAGCTGCATATGCAGCAGCTGTTGTGAGTACATTGCCACCAAAGGTTGATCCATGGTCTCCAGGTTCTAAGGCAGCTGCATTTTCTTTAGCAAGAAAAGCTCCTATTGGGACTCCGCCACCAAGTCCTTTAGCAAGTGTTATAACGTCAGGTTCAATACCAAATTGTTCGTAACCGAATAACGTTCCTGTTCGTCCAATTCCTGTTTGAACTTCATCAAGTATAAGTAACATATTATTCTCATCGCACCATTGTCGAACATTTTCAAAAAATGATTGGTCAGGTATATTGACACCGCCTTCACCTTGGATGGGTTCGAGCATTACAGCACAAGTGTTATCATTTGTTGCCTGTTTTATTGCTTCCAGATTATTGTATTCAACATTTGTAAAACCTTCATATAATGGCTGCCAATTTGCTTGATAATGTGGCTGACCAGTTGCAGAAATCATAGCCATAGTTCTACCATGGAAGGAGTTTAAAGCAGTAATTACACCGTAGGCACCATTTTTATTCAATTTACCATATTTACGGGCTAATTTAACTGCACCTTCGTTTGCTTCGGCACCACTGTTGGCAAAAAATACTCTATCTAAACAACTATTTTCTACTAATAATTGTGCTAATTGTACTTGAGGAACAGTAAAAAATTGGTTGGATGTTTGCATTAATGTTTCAGCTTGATTTTTTATAGCTTCTACTATTGCAGGGTGGCAGTGTCCCAAATTGTTTACAGCCCAACCGGAAGTAAAGTCAAGATACTCTTTGTTTTGGTCGTCCCAGACTTTAGTACCGAGACCTTTGACAATTGTGACAGGTTGCCTTCGAACTACCTGCATATAATATTTTTTTTCTAAGTCTTGCCATATAGACATTAATCTCCTCCTTTTTAGTATCACAATATTTATCTATGTGTAGATTATGAAACTAGAAATTTCGTCCCGACACTTTTTGAATTCTCGATAATCGATGTTAAATTCCCATATTTTGTACCATTAATTATAAATGATTCTACATTTGATTCTACTGCATCTATGCAAGAATTTATTTTTGGAATCATACCACTCTTGGCCGTTCCATTACTAATTAATGTTTTGGATTGCTCTGTAGTTAAGGTACTAATTAGATTAGACTTTTCATCTAGCACTCCATCTACATCAGTTAAAAAAATCAATTTATTTGCATTTAAACTTACTGCAAGAGCACTTGCTGCAGTATCTCCATTTATGTTCAAAAGAGGAGGACTTACCAAAGCATTATTAATCGCTATTGGGGCTATTATGGGCAGGTATTTATTATTTACTAATAATTGTATAAATTTACTGTTAGTATTGATTATATTTCCCACGTAGCCATGTGTTTGGTCTAAAAATTCAGCTTTAAAAATATTATCATCAATACCGCTTAGACCAATTGCTTTACAGTTTTTATTTATTATTGAAGCGACTAGTGTTTTATTAACTAACCCCCCCAATATAGATGTTACAATTTGGATAGAATTTTCATCAGTTACACGTAAACCATCAATGAAATCTGTCTTAATTTCAAGTTTTTCCATCCATTCGGATATTAACGCTCCACCTCCATGTACAAGTACTACAGGGACTCCAGATAAATGCAGATCAGCAATTTCATTGAGATTACTATCCATCTCAGATAAAGTACTACCACCAAGTTTTATAACTACTATCTCTTTCATTTTTTTCATTCTTAAACGAATTAATTAGATTATGTAGTATATGCACTATTAAAATGGACATATTCTTCAGAAAGATTACATCCCCAAGCAGATGCAGAACTTTTTCCTAAATTTAAATTAATTCTAAATGTAATTTCAGAATCGACCATTTGTTGAATAATAGCATCTTTAAAGAAAGGTATTGGTAATCCATCTTCTAGTATGCAAATATCATTAATGTATACGGATAATTTACTTTCATCAACTTCTGCTTTACTACTTCCTAATGAAGCTAGCAGTCTACCCCAGTTAGGGTCATTTCCATGTACAGCTGTTTTAACAAGACTAGAGCTAGAAATTGTCCTAGCTGCATCTCGGGCTTCTTCAATATTATTTGCATTTTCAATTGTAACTTGAAATAATTTGGTTGCACCTTCTCCGTCACGAACCATTTCCTTAGCTAAATATTGAACAACTTCTTTTATTGAATTTTGTATATCTTCGTGCTCAGGAGATTCATATGTAATAATTTCTCCACCTGCTGCGCCGTTGCTAAGTATTATATAAGAATCGTTTGTACTCATGTCCCCATCGACACTAATCATATTAAAAGATTCATCAGCTGTTTGTTTTACTATATCTTGTAGGAGTTTTTGATCTATAGGAGCATCTGTTGTGACAACAGCTAACATTGTAGCCATATTCGGATGGATCATACCTGTACCTTTACAGACACCCCCAATTGTAAATTCTCTTCCATTTGTAGATACTGTCACTGAACACTCTTTTGGTTTAGTATCAGTTGTCATCATTGCTTTAGCATACAATTGTCCTGAATTTGGTTGAAATTCAATTTTTTCAAGAGCAGTTCTTATCAAAGCCATTGGTAGTTCAACTCCGATGATACCAGTGCTAAGAAAAGCAACATTTTCATATTTAATATTAAGTTTATTAGCTGTTAATTCAATAACTTCTTGTGCATCTAATTTTCCTGCATTACCCACACCAGCATTTGCTATTCCGCTATTAACAGTGACCGCTTGTACATTCCCTTTTAAAACATTATCTCTCGATACACTTGTTGAGGGGGATATAACTTTATTTGT
This genomic window from SAR202 cluster bacterium contains:
- the fabF gene encoding beta-ketoacyl-ACP synthase II; its protein translation is MMTKRVFITGIGMITPLGLDTTTTWQNLVAGKSGANTIQHFDPSEFQTQIACEVKNFDATDFIDRKKARQLDRFSQFAMSAAQEALAQSNLNLENTDLKKVGVIIASGIGGISTLDAQATVLNERGPKRISPFLIPMMLPDMASGQISMALGTQGPNFCVVSSCSSGAEALGNAWKLINNDEAEIVITGGAEAPICPLAVAGFNACQALSTNNDNPTLASRPFDIDRDGFVMGEGSSVLILESEESIIKRGAQPLAELIGYGATSDAFHVTQPHPEGAGAIEAMRRALSQANLEPSDIDYINAHGTSTPLNDKFETMAIKKVYTNSAFDVPISSTKSMTGHLLGAGAALEAAFSILSIQKGIIPPTINLTNQDPECDLDFTANNSIHKTISHVMSNSLGFGGHNSSLIFKKYEE
- the folE gene encoding GTP cyclohydrolase I FolE; this encodes MSKHRNINKLSKLLQEVLAELGEDINREGLQETPLRWAKSLLTQTEGTTENPVQHLKTIFELTEDIYPEYSEDMIIVDKIEFSSLCEHHIAPFKGLTHIGYIPNPNTRKIVGLSKLSRIVDLFSQKLQIQERLTNQITQAIYEYLEPLGVITVIQARHYCMIQRGVKQRNSVTTTIAKRGIFTEQNNLENKFQNYISMKLEKKWGE
- a CDS encoding DegV family protein; this encodes MSTVIVTDSTCDIPSEIINKLNIHVVPCSVNFGIESYLDGVEIKAEEFYNRLTNSDVFPTTSQPTPNQFLEVYNSIPKESDILSIHVSEKLSGTYNSALQAQKNLSDRNIQVIDSQLASTALGLVVIEAAKQAQEGKSIDELSTLTKNALSNSNVFILLDTIEYLKRGGRIGKAQAFVGNLLKLRPILTLNDGAVEGVKKTRSKQAGMNYLQEILQQQTNLVSVAVLYTTNEQEALSVANDVKEITNIDNIVISQCGPAIGAHAGPGAVGIALLNG
- a CDS encoding DAK2 domain-containing protein; the encoded protein is MASDVKKLNDGLSGNELKNLFESGYNSLLANIDTINSLNVFPVPDGDTGTNMVLTMKSAKSEFDKENENDAGKIAEAMSNGALMGARGNSGVILSQFLRGWASALYNSEIISPIQIVNALKQGMEFSYESVSNPVEGTMLTVIKYAYEGAYSAYNNISNNIREIWDEAYKSAKEALDYTPELLPILKQAQVVDAGGLGIVAIMDGMKSYFNGTHNTTPSKIQVENSTIAENFIFDTNDEEFGNCIQFIINNPTMTKTTLENKFSSLASSVVIVDAKKLFRIHVHSEDPDPILELSKEIGTLSDINIQNMDDQKAEFFDDISSQTNIESDHINNGIVAVVDGEGFIDIFKELGTTIIMPGGQTKNPSTEEVLNAINACNADNIFVFPNNKNIIGVAKQAAKLSESNVIVIPTTSVPAGISGLLGFDSTLSYQENEINILESVTNVITCEITKATKDITINNVKVIQNDYLSIVNGEIIASGKSLINIIEDTFNYTKPSPENMITVYFGSNINPNMENEIVSLFNNKYSQNENEFVRGNQEIYDLIISIE
- the rpmB gene encoding 50S ribosomal protein L28 yields the protein MAKCEYCTKTPQFGHNVSHSKRATNKKWLPNIQTFRIEINGMRKKVKLCTQCIRTYHKSGMIGFA
- a CDS encoding cytochrome c biogenesis protein CcdA encodes the protein MESKNYIKLIPSFLITLLITIIIVFIGFSSEEVKSSNNYVPTSLITNISTGLSTIINQFGTSLPLGLAFIAGMSAAVNPCGFILLPTYLGLILNENNSIEDTKRTNYLHLSQIALFVTLGFTIVFATIGFSISFGARSIIQELTSFITIIIGVFLILIGIISLNSETKIYLNWPTQIASKFGDPRNTKYPKFINYLLFGMSYAVASISCTLPVFLAVIGVSLTNNNIIDIAKQFVLYSLGMGFIITITTLVIASLENSLLKGMTRLTKWFQYTTSTIMILAGSYLIFYWTSSGTLL
- a CDS encoding ribulose-phosphate 3-epimerase; this translates as MNIKNIKLAPSILSADFSKLGEEVALATESGADMIHVDIMDGKFVPNITFGASMVSAIRRWTNLPLDIHMMITEPEKQIPLFIDAGADIINVHIETCTHLHRIIQLIKSNNAKAGIALNPGTAINSLSEVIKELDQIVIMSVNPGFPGQTFIPNTLNKVSYLRQQINQDGLNIDIEIDGGINKSTIKSAVDAGANILVAGSAVYNSSASVSDCIHELKNSI
- the argH gene encoding argininosuccinate lyase, encoding MYHTNINNSDNEIFQKFTESISYDRNLFKQDIKGSIAHAKMLAKQNIISPSDADKIASGLTQIQEEILNDKFVWKYELEDIHMNIESRLKELIGDIAGKLHTARSRNDQIALDMRLFLKETIVSTIKLLLELQSAILTRAEENIDVIVPGYTHMQRAQPLLLSHHLMAYFNMFARDINRFENNYIEADVMPLGSGALAGVPYSIDREFIANELSFSKISTNSMDSISDRDYILEFLFNSATTMSHISRICEEIILWSTQEFNFISLDKRFTTGSSMMPQKRNPDFAEISRGKIGRVYGNLIGLLTVIKGLPLTYNRDLQEDKEGLFDSIETLQSTLKVLKGMIETSTYNKDVMLKAAEDNSMLATDMADYLVGKGVPFRKAHEVMYMLVDYANNSNKTLKELSLSEYKNFLPEFEKDIFEIDINHSINQRNIIGGTSLKQVKNAIKNAKNITENKINEYKKY
- a CDS encoding argininosuccinate synthase, whose translation is MQSSKKVILAYSGGLDTSVILHWLIQKGYEVVTYTANLGQGDDYELIKSRATSIGATQSYIPDLRKEFVENFIFESVKANALYEGRYLLGTSLARPLTAKAQVEIGKQEKAQLLSHGATGKGNDQARFEFTFSALGPEFGIYSPWRDPEFLEEFQGRSDLIEYASKYNIEVEQTKSRPWSSDANLMHISYEAGELEDPNRKPREDMFNLTKSPQSAPDKETEIEIEYLNGIPIKLTNITENLVKTDSLELFIYLNQLAGINGIGREDIVENRLVGLKSRGVYETPAATILQKTHRDIEGLTMDREAMHLRDSLIPRYSELVYYGLWYSPEMELLQTLFTESQKNVSGKVNATLYKGNVIINSRYSENSLYNEQMVSMDSHGGFDSTDSTGFININSHRLRAYFSRGK
- a CDS encoding aspartate aminotransferase family protein, coding for MSIWQDLEKKYYMQVVRRQPVTIVKGLGTKVWDDQNKEYLDFTSGWAVNNLGHCHPAIVEAIKNQAETLMQTSNQFFTVPQVQLAQLLVENSCLDRVFFANSGAEANEGAVKLARKYGKLNKNGAYGVITALNSFHGRTMAMISATGQPHYQANWQPLYEGFTNVEYNNLEAIKQATNDNTCAVMLEPIQGEGGVNIPDQSFFENVRQWCDENNMLLILDEVQTGIGRTGTLFGYEQFGIEPDVITLAKGLGGGVPIGAFLAKENAAALEPGDHGSTFGGNVLTTAAAYAAVKYAVDNNIEKDAKNSGEYLKDLLEKATDSLPNISEIRGRGLLIAVEFTEDIAPELVSNCNELGLLLNPVRPNAIRLMPPLTVNKEEMDKAVELIVEGIKSILAKGKK